A window from Vigna angularis cultivar LongXiaoDou No.4 chromosome 7, ASM1680809v1, whole genome shotgun sequence encodes these proteins:
- the LOC128197906 gene encoding uncharacterized protein LOC128197906, whose protein sequence is MSEVKRVPLGVPNDLPNIGGTDQLDGQNYLQWSQFIRRVLKGRSKLDHINGGGPEPDDTYFSIWDNEDSLIMTWMWQSMIPEIRRNYMFHSSAKEIWDDLQSTFSLKKDLAAYYDTENRIFNTKKGSLSVSKYHGILSGLWMEFDQNQTIKMCKTDVAALVEFIERGRIFKFL, encoded by the coding sequence ATGTCTGAAGTAAAAAGGGTTCCTTTGGGAGTACCTAATGACCTACCAAATATAGGAGGTACCGATCAGTTGGATGGTCAAAATTACTTACAATGGAGCCAATTTATTCGAAGGGTTCTCAAGGGTCGTTCAAAACTTGATCACATAAATGGAGGAGGACCAGAACCAGATGACACTTATTTCTCAATTTGGGACAATGAAGATTCATTAATTATGACTTGGATGTGGCAATCCATGATTCCTGAGATAAGGAGAAATTATATGTTCCATTCTTCTGCAAAAGAAATATGGGATGATTTACAGAgcactttttctttaaaaaaggaTCTTGCTGCTTACTATGACACTGAGAACaggatatttaatacaaaaaaggGCTCCCTTTCCGTATCAAAATATCACGGAATCCTGAGTGGTCTTTGGATGGAATTCGATCAAAACCAAACAATAAAGATGTGTAAAACAGATGTTGCCGCTCTTGTTGAATTCATTGAAAGGGGaagaatctttaaatttctcTAG